In Gammaproteobacteria bacterium CG11_big_fil_rev_8_21_14_0_20_46_22, one genomic interval encodes:
- the tuf gene encoding elongation factor Tu (EF-Tu; promotes GTP-dependent binding of aminoacyl-tRNA to the A-site of ribosomes during protein biosynthesis; when the tRNA anticodon matches the mRNA codon, GTP hydrolysis results; the inactive EF-Tu-GDP leaves the ribosome and release of GDP is promoted by elongation factor Ts; many prokaryotes have two copies of the gene encoding EF-Tu), whose protein sequence is MAKAKFERNKPHVNVGTIGHVDHGKTTLTAALTVVLSKLHGGEAKGYDQIDSAPEEKARGITISTAHVE, encoded by the coding sequence ATGGCAAAAGCTAAATTTGAGAGAAACAAGCCGCACGTAAACGTAGGCACGATAGGCCACGTGGATCACGGTAAAACGACGTTGACGGCAGCGTTGACGGTGGTGTTGTCAAAACTTCACGGTGGTGAAGCGAAAGGCTACGACCAAATTGACAGTGCGCCAGAAGAGAAAGCGCGTGGTATTACGATTTCGACAGCGCACGTGGAA